The genomic window CGCCTCGATCGCGCTGCACGAGAAGTTCGGGTTCAAGGAGATCGGGCGCATGGGCCGAGTGGGGTTCAAGTTCGACCGCTGGCTCGGCACCGTGCTGCTGCAGAAGACGCTGAAGTAGCGGATGCCGCGGGCATAGGCTCGTGGCGTGGTCGACGACCTGCACGAGTACACCGCCCTCGAACTCCACCAGTTGCTGCAGCGCGGCGACGTCACGCCCGAGGAGGCGACCGAGCACTACCTCGGGCGGATCGAGCGCCTCGATCCCGTCATCGGCGCGTTCGCGCACGTGACGCCCGACGCGGCGCGCGAACGGGCACGGCTCGTCGCCCGCGAGGTGCCGCATGCGGCGCCGCTCTGGGGCATGCCGCTGGCCGACAAGGACCTCCATCCCCGCGCGGGCGTGCCGACGGCCTTCGGCTCGCGCGTGCACGACGCGCACGTGCCCGACGCGTCCGACGACCTCGTCGCGGCGCTCGACGCCGCCGGCGCCGTGAGCCTCGGCAAGACCGCGACGCCCGAGTTCGGACTGCCCTCGTACACCGAGCCGCTCGCCGGGCGCCCCGCGCGCAACCCGTGGGACCTTTCGCTCGGTGCGGGCGGGTCGAGCGGCGGCGCAGCCGCGGCCGTGGCGGCGGGCCTGCTGCCGTTCGCTCCGGGCAGCGACGGCGGCGGCTCGATCCGCATCCCGGCCGCGTCGTGCGGCCTCGTGGGGGTCAAGCCCTCGCGCGGGCGCGTGCCGTCGGGGTCGGGGCTCGGCGGGCTCGCGGGCCTCGGCGTCGTCGGGCCGCTCGCGCGGACGGTCGCCGATGCGGCGCTGCTGCTCGACGGCATGATCGCACCGCTCGGGTACCCGGCGTCGCACCCGTTCGCGGTGCGCGCGCCGGGGGAGGACGGCCCGTACCTCGGCGCGGCGATCCGGGGCGAGGGTCGGTTCCAGGTGGGCGTGCTGCGGGACACGCCGTGGGACTCGTTCACCGACATCCGGGTCGATCCGGCCGCGGAGGACGCGCTCACGGCCGCGCTCGGGCTGCTCGACCGGCTCGGCCACGGCGTCGAGGAGATCGCCGCGTCGCCCGAGCCGGGATACCCCGCCGCGTTCCGGACGATCTGGCAGGCCGGCGCCGCGACGATCGAGGTGCCCGAGGGCCGGAACCACCTGCTCGAGCCGCTCACGCGGTGGCTCATGGGCCGGGGGCGGGAGCGCTCGGCGTCCGAGCTCGCGTCGGCGCTCTCGTGGCTCGCCGAGTTCGAGCGGCGCACCATCGCGCGCTTCGCCGCCTTCGACGCCGTGCTGACGCCGGCCCTCGCGCTGACGCCGCGGCCGGTCGGCTGGTACGACGCCGAGGACGGCGAGGAGAACTTCGCGCAGCAGGTGCG from Agromyces aurantiacus includes these protein-coding regions:
- a CDS encoding amidase, with protein sequence MVDDLHEYTALELHQLLQRGDVTPEEATEHYLGRIERLDPVIGAFAHVTPDAARERARLVAREVPHAAPLWGMPLADKDLHPRAGVPTAFGSRVHDAHVPDASDDLVAALDAAGAVSLGKTATPEFGLPSYTEPLAGRPARNPWDLSLGAGGSSGGAAAAVAAGLLPFAPGSDGGGSIRIPAASCGLVGVKPSRGRVPSGSGLGGLAGLGVVGPLARTVADAALLLDGMIAPLGYPASHPFAVRAPGEDGPYLGAAIRGEGRFQVGVLRDTPWDSFTDIRVDPAAEDALTAALGLLDRLGHGVEEIAASPEPGYPAAFRTIWQAGAATIEVPEGRNHLLEPLTRWLMGRGRERSASELASALSWLAEFERRTIARFAAFDAVLTPALALTPRPVGWYDAEDGEENFAQQVRFTPFTSFVNVAGLPAIVLPVHDTAEGLPMGVQLIGRPGGEAMLFALAAQLERVARRGRRRPPVW